A section of the Scomber scombrus chromosome 24, fScoSco1.1, whole genome shotgun sequence genome encodes:
- the xkr6a gene encoding XK-related protein 6, which yields MAAQSDGGKAGLGYGGGGSGFAQLYDVDTEEPLDSAAIHICQCCRTSACYWGCRSACLGSLLGGGQPAVGAGVRETHCPPREQLWLDCLWIILALLVFFWDVGTDLCLAVDYYRRQDYLWFGLTLFFVLVPSVLVQILSFRWFVQDYTGGGLGEVEGLTKRGAVALGCLYPGRDRLQLATIWLWQAIIHILQLGQVWRYIRTLYLGVMSRRQKEHQRRWYWAMMFEYADVNMLRLLETFLESAPQLVLQLCIMIQENRAETLQCISSLASLLSLAWVLASYHKLLRDSRDDQRSMSYRGALLHLFWRLFTISSRVLSLALFASLFHIYFGIFVVVHWCAMAFWVVHGGTDFCMSKWEEVLFNMVVGIVYIFCWFNVKEGRTRHRMVAYYIVVLAENTILTGLWYAYRDPVLTDSYAVPALCGVYLTFAGGVLVMLLYYGFLHPATAHLRPSPASSCCATLLWGLPLPPSAPPTAPPTPAHMTKSQTEEDVADTCLPVFQVRSAPLIVKPEGPLIKIDMPRKRYPAWDAHYVDRRLRRTINILQYITPAAVGIRYRDGPLLYELLQYESSL from the exons ATGGCCGCACAGTCGGACGGTGGTAAAGCCGGGCTCGGGTACGGGGGCGGGGGCTCCGGGTTCGCCCAGCTGTATGATGTTGACACCGAGGAGCCTCTTGACTCCGCCGCGATCCACATCTGTCAGTGCTGCCGGACCTCCGCCTGCTACTGGGGTTGTCGCTCAGCCTGCCTCGGCTCTCTGCTCGGTGGGGGCCAGCCTGCCGTGGGGGCCGGCGTCCGGGAGACTCACTGCCCGCCCCGGGAGCAGCTGTGGTTGGATTGCCTCTGGATCATCCTCGCCCTCCTTGTCTTCTTCTGGGACGTTGGTACGGACTTGTGCCTGGCGGTGGACTACTACCGGAGGCAGGACTACCTCTGGTTCGGCCTCACACTCTTCTTCGTGCTGGTGCCGTCTGTGCTGGTCCAAATTCTGAGTTTCCGCTGGTTCGTGCAGGACTACACCGGCGGGGGGCTCGGGGAGGTGGAAGGGCTGACCAAGAGGGGCGCGGTGGCTCTAGGGTGCCTGTATCCCGGCAGGGATCGCCTGCAGTTGGCCACCATCTGGCTGTGGCAGGCCATCATACACATCCTCCAGTTGGGACAAGTATGGAG GTATATCAGGACATTGTATCTGGGCGTCATGTCGCGCCGGCAGAAGGAACACCAGAGACGCTGGTACTGGGCCATGATGTTCGAGTATGCGGACGTCAACATGCTGCGGCTGCTGGAGACCTTCCTGGAGTCTGCGCCTCAGCTGGTCCTTCAGCTCTGCATCATGATCCAGGAGAACCGAGCTGAGACGCTGCAGT GCATCTCCTCCCTCGCCTCCCTCCTGTCTCTCGCCTGGGTTCTGGCCTCCTACCACAAACTGCTGCGGGACTCGCGCGATGACCAGCGCAGCATGAGCTACCGCGGGGCGCTGCTGCACCTCTTCTGGCGCCTCTTCACCATCTCTTCCCGCGTCCTCTCCCTCGCCCTCTTCGCCTCGCTCTTCCACATCTACTTTGGCATCTTCGTGGTTGTCCACTGGTGCGCCATGGCCTTCTGGGTGGTGCATGGCGGCACTGACTTCTGCATGTCCAAGTGGGAGGAGGTGCTCTTCAATATGGTGGTCGGCATTGTCTACATCTTCTGCTGGTTTAATGTGAAGGAGGGCCGGACGCGCCACAGAATGGTGGCATACTACATCGTTGTGTTGGCTGAGAACACTATCCTCACTGGACTGTG GTACGCCTACAGGGACCCAGTGCTGACTGACTCCTACGCCGTCCCAGCATTGTGTGGCGTCTACCTGACGTTCGCCGGTGGGGTCCTGGTCATGCTGCTCTACTACGGCTTCCTGCACCCAGCCACCGCCCACCTCCGGCCAAGCCCCGCCTCGTCTTGTTGCGCCACGCTGCTTTGGGGTCTCCCGCTGCCACCGTCGGCCCCGCCCACAGCCCCGCCCACCCCAGCCCACATGACCAAGTCgcagacagaggaggatgtgGCCGACACATGTCTTCCTGTCTTCCAGGTGAGGTCGGCACCCCTCATCGTCAAGCCCGAGGGCCCGCTTATAAAGATCGACATGCCCAGGAAGCGTTACCCGGCGTGGGACGCTCACTACGTAGACAGGCGCCTGCGGAGGACTATAAACATCCTGCAGTACATAACGCCGGCCGCTGTGGGCATCCGCTACCGTGATGGACCCCTGCTGTATGAACTGCTGCAGTATGAGTCttcactctga